The following are encoded in a window of Francisella tularensis subsp. tularensis genomic DNA:
- a CDS encoding helicase — MEYKYHHIGIPVTEPRPGERYSPSMDMYTSGGELPGRVQYHRFGPKCSLDKLIQTMPHIAYKVSDLDQAIKDKNILLKPYFPIEGFRVAIIEENGAIIEFIETDLSDEEIWDKPNLKNSILYPS, encoded by the coding sequence ATGGAATATAAATATCATCATATTGGGATTCCAGTTACTGAGCCAAGACCAGGAGAGCGTTATAGCCCTAGCATGGATATGTATACATCAGGAGGGGAGTTGCCGGGAAGAGTACAATATCATCGCTTTGGTCCGAAATGTTCATTAGATAAACTTATACAAACTATGCCTCATATTGCTTATAAGGTCTCCGATCTTGACCAAGCTATAAAAGATAAAAATATTTTGCTAAAACCATACTTCCCTATAGAAGGCTTTAGGGTTGCAATTATTGAAGAAAATGGCGCAATAATAGAGTTTATAGAAACTGATTTATCAGATGAAGAGATATGGGATAAGCCTAATTTAAAAAATTCAATTTTATACCCCAGTTAA
- a CDS encoding PrpF domain-containing protein produces the protein MYRGGTSKALLLNKEDLSNYQLNHIDDIVISIMGSPHKRQIDGIGNGDSLCSKVAIVSKSLDEGVDLEYFFMQVGVNDRFVDKTVNCGNIASSIDPFAVNSKIINIEDDLSSATLKVKNINTNVIFETKICVKNGSYLPDGDMSIDGVNNTYSPLELNFFNPVGAKTGKLLPTGNVVDNIDGIDVSCIDVAVPMIIIDSTKFDKTGKDPKDLLDEDKELLRKIEKIRKKASYLMGLGDCSNKVIPKVCLISKPASKANSICSRYFTPFDCHSTHSVSGTMCLASSLFIEGSIACQVINNRIGNDTGIINIEHLSGIIPISYQVDNNQDVRKINIIKMGFFRTARELVRGIFFYKL, from the coding sequence ATTTATAGGGGAGGCACTTCTAAAGCTCTTTTATTAAATAAAGAAGATTTATCAAATTATCAATTAAATCATATAGATGATATTGTTATTAGTATTATGGGTTCACCACACAAAAGGCAAATAGATGGTATAGGAAACGGTGATTCTCTTTGTAGTAAGGTAGCGATTGTTAGTAAATCATTAGATGAGGGAGTTGATTTAGAATATTTTTTTATGCAGGTAGGTGTTAATGATAGGTTTGTAGATAAAACTGTAAACTGTGGAAATATAGCTTCTTCAATAGATCCTTTTGCGGTAAATTCAAAAATAATTAATATCGAAGATGATTTATCATCAGCCACTTTGAAAGTTAAGAATATAAATACTAATGTGATTTTCGAAACAAAAATATGTGTGAAAAACGGTAGCTATTTGCCAGATGGTGATATGTCTATAGATGGAGTCAACAATACTTATTCTCCGCTAGAGTTAAATTTTTTTAATCCAGTCGGTGCAAAGACAGGAAAACTTCTACCTACAGGTAATGTGGTGGATAATATAGATGGAATAGATGTGTCATGTATTGATGTGGCAGTTCCTATGATTATTATTGATTCTACTAAATTTGATAAAACAGGGAAGGATCCAAAAGATCTTCTAGATGAAGATAAAGAGCTTTTAAGAAAAATAGAAAAGATAAGAAAAAAAGCATCATATCTTATGGGCTTGGGCGATTGTAGCAACAAAGTTATTCCTAAAGTCTGCTTAATATCAAAACCAGCTAGCAAAGCTAATTCTATATGTTCAAGATACTTTACCCCTTTTGATTGTCATTCGACTCATTCAGTATCTGGGACCATGTGCTTAGCATCTAGCTTGTTTATTGAAGGTTCGATTGCTTGTCAAGTTATAAATAACAGAATAGGAAATGATACTGGTATCATCAATATAGAACATCTATCAGGAATAATTCCTATATCTTATCAGGTAGATAATAATCAAGATGTAAGAAAAATCAATATTATCAAAATGGGTTTTTTCAGGACAGCAAGGGAGCTAGTGAGAGGAATTTTTTTCTATAAATTATAA
- a CDS encoding cell division protein ZipA C-terminal FtsZ-binding domain-containing protein → MTLILALVLVLVVLIIIDLYRKSLRLKQVEILRNIEQNNAQELITQAKSFPEYAANIENVQQEYPLLRDGFLLLYFEAIEPIQVKDLATFLKYYGIKYTDDKAFQKVNYKDVIFSILPDNQEQEFSSATDGSVTGIIAVMNYRKLASMDYDVKTCYELMLDILEALAKAFHGTLMNEHKVRLTKKDKQNYLAAIL, encoded by the coding sequence ATGACATTGATATTGGCATTAGTTTTAGTTTTAGTGGTATTAATAATAATAGATCTATATCGTAAAAGTTTGCGACTTAAACAAGTAGAAATACTTAGGAACATCGAACAGAATAATGCTCAGGAGCTTATAACTCAAGCTAAAAGTTTCCCAGAGTATGCGGCTAATATCGAAAATGTTCAACAAGAATATCCACTCTTAAGAGATGGTTTTTTGCTACTTTATTTTGAAGCGATTGAACCAATTCAAGTAAAAGATTTAGCTACATTTTTAAAATACTATGGAATTAAATATACTGATGATAAAGCTTTCCAGAAAGTTAACTACAAGGATGTTATATTTAGTATCTTACCTGATAATCAAGAGCAAGAATTTTCTAGTGCTACAGATGGGAGTGTAACCGGTATTATTGCTGTAATGAATTATAGAAAGCTTGCTAGTATGGATTATGATGTTAAAACATGTTACGAATTAATGTTAGATATCCTAGAGGCTTTAGCCAAAGCTTTCCATGGAACATTAATGAATGAACATAAAGTCAGACTTACAAAAAAAGATAAACAAAATTACCTAGCAGCTATTTTATAA
- the rdgB gene encoding RdgB/HAM1 family non-canonical purine NTP pyrophosphatase, with product MKEIVLASSNKGKIREFTNIFKQKNIKILPQTDFNVPDADEIGLSFIENAILKARNCAKHTGLPAIADDSGLEVFSLNGEPGIYSARYSGEHGNDKANIQKLLAKLTGNDNRNARFVCALAYVKHEFDPAPILAYGFLEGKIAHKISGSNGFGYDPIFILPQLQKTLAEISETDKNKISHRAIALDKIMQLL from the coding sequence ATGAAAGAAATAGTTTTAGCCTCAAGCAATAAAGGCAAGATTAGAGAATTTACCAATATCTTTAAACAGAAGAATATTAAGATTCTGCCTCAAACTGATTTTAATGTTCCTGACGCTGATGAAATTGGACTTAGTTTTATTGAGAATGCTATTTTAAAAGCAAGAAACTGTGCTAAACATACAGGTCTACCTGCTATCGCTGATGATTCGGGGCTTGAAGTATTCTCTTTAAATGGTGAACCCGGAATATATTCAGCAAGGTATTCAGGAGAGCATGGCAATGACAAAGCTAATATACAAAAATTACTAGCTAAATTAACTGGAAATGATAATAGGAATGCTAGATTTGTTTGCGCCCTAGCATATGTAAAGCATGAATTTGACCCAGCTCCAATTTTGGCATATGGTTTTTTAGAAGGAAAAATAGCTCACAAAATTAGTGGCTCAAATGGTTTTGGTTACGATCCAATATTCATATTACCACAATTACAAAAAACCTTGGCTGAAATCTCTGAAACAGATAAAAATAAAATAAGTCATAGAGCTATCGCTCTTGATAAAATAATGCAATTACTCTAG
- a CDS encoding CDP-alcohol phosphatidyltransferase family protein produces MQVQTIQKIYAWLVHLFTSLGAVFGILAIIFSIEAAKTIVLGQTDLHHYYIKLSMFSIIMAIFIDSIDGSLARLVDIKKLAPIDGALLDNIIDFTTYSIVPCIWIYVSAVVSQQWLIPIIIMITISSSYQFCQLNAKTDDYFFVGFPSYWNVIVMYMLCFQSNQLINEIMITILSIFSFIPIKYIYLSRTEHISKSKLVKIFTFIFTMLAAIATFLAVLLYPLKTPTPLVTIILVFTIFYIIFSLKLNIKPVKS; encoded by the coding sequence ATGCAAGTACAAACGATACAAAAAATATATGCTTGGCTAGTGCATCTTTTTACATCATTAGGTGCCGTGTTCGGTATCTTAGCTATTATATTTTCAATAGAGGCTGCTAAAACAATTGTATTAGGTCAAACAGATCTACATCACTACTATATTAAGCTTTCTATGTTTAGTATTATAATGGCGATATTTATTGATTCGATAGATGGTAGCTTAGCAAGACTAGTTGATATCAAAAAACTTGCTCCTATAGATGGCGCCCTTCTTGATAATATTATAGACTTTACAACATATTCAATTGTTCCTTGTATCTGGATATATGTATCAGCAGTAGTTAGCCAACAATGGCTAATCCCAATAATAATAATGATAACTATCTCCTCCTCATATCAGTTCTGTCAGCTAAATGCAAAAACTGATGATTATTTTTTTGTCGGTTTCCCAAGCTACTGGAATGTAATTGTAATGTATATGCTATGTTTTCAGTCAAACCAATTAATTAATGAAATAATGATAACGATATTATCAATATTTTCTTTTATACCAATTAAATATATTTATCTATCAAGAACTGAACATATCAGTAAGAGTAAACTTGTCAAAATATTCACTTTTATTTTCACAATGTTAGCAGCTATTGCAACTTTCCTAGCGGTATTACTTTATCCATTAAAAACGCCAACACCACTGGTAACAATAATATTAGTGTTTACAATATTTTATATAATCTTTAGTCTAAAACTAAATATTAAACCTGTAAAAAGTTAA
- the qseB gene encoding response regulator QseB, protein MRILLAEDDLHLGEGLLEALQKEGLIVNLVSDGEAAQTFIESGLYDIVVLDIGMPIKTGLEVLRNIRNRGIKVPIILLTARDGLEDRIKGLDLGADDYLTKPFELKELVARIKAISRRIDTRSGKSVNEEIRFGDYSFNPSSETVTKDGVIIPVSKKELALLAILVQNAGRVVPKTQLLEEVYSTDKEMDTNTLEVHMHNLRKKINIPNFIQTIRGVGYFVQKDKVIK, encoded by the coding sequence ATGAGAATATTGTTGGCTGAAGATGATCTTCATTTGGGTGAAGGCTTATTAGAAGCTTTGCAAAAAGAGGGTTTGATTGTAAATCTAGTTTCAGATGGTGAGGCAGCGCAAACTTTTATAGAATCTGGATTGTATGATATAGTCGTCTTAGATATTGGTATGCCAATAAAAACTGGTTTAGAAGTTCTAAGAAATATTAGAAATAGAGGTATTAAAGTACCAATAATACTGTTGACTGCTAGAGATGGTTTAGAAGATAGAATTAAAGGTCTTGATCTTGGTGCTGATGATTATCTAACTAAGCCATTTGAGTTAAAAGAGCTAGTAGCTAGAATTAAAGCTATTTCTCGTCGTATTGATACTAGATCTGGTAAAAGTGTTAATGAAGAAATTAGATTTGGAGATTATAGTTTTAATCCAAGCTCTGAAACGGTAACCAAAGATGGAGTTATTATTCCTGTTTCAAAAAAAGAGTTAGCGCTTTTAGCTATATTGGTACAAAATGCTGGTAGGGTAGTACCAAAGACACAGCTTTTAGAAGAAGTATATTCTACTGATAAGGAAATGGATACAAACACCCTAGAAGTACATATGCATAATTTAAGAAAGAAAATTAACATTCCTAATTTTATACAGACTATTAGAGGTGTTGGTTACTTTGTACAAAAGGATAAAGTAATTAAGTAA
- the lepB gene encoding signal peptidase I, with product MEILNYILNLGFTFWLLFLTIASGLIYIIDFVFFQKSRLAAYTDELKGLSKKQKRQFYKDRGLKAPFIADQARSLFSVFFVVFLLRTFLIGNFLIPTASMTPTLPVGDFIFVNKTAYGIRAPFTNETLIKVGEPKRGDIVVFHFPVNPNVDFVKRVIGLPGDVISYKDKMLTINGKKLEYTNCNRDAMNYYNQSLAAGSGDTVCTENLDGVKHEVDWIESIKGTDFENLKVPAGQYFVMGDNRDNSEDSRYWGFVPDKDLVGKAKVVWMSWDKIDKKVRWDEIGKVF from the coding sequence ATGGAAATCTTAAACTATATTTTAAACTTGGGCTTTACTTTTTGGCTTTTATTCTTAACCATTGCCAGTGGTTTAATTTATATTATTGATTTTGTGTTCTTCCAAAAATCAAGATTAGCAGCATATACAGATGAATTAAAAGGTCTTTCTAAGAAGCAAAAACGTCAGTTCTATAAAGATAGAGGATTAAAAGCACCTTTTATTGCTGATCAGGCGAGATCTTTATTTAGTGTATTTTTTGTAGTTTTTCTACTTAGAACCTTCTTGATTGGTAATTTTTTAATTCCAACTGCATCAATGACACCAACACTTCCAGTTGGTGATTTTATTTTTGTCAATAAAACTGCTTATGGTATCAGAGCACCATTTACCAATGAGACTTTAATAAAAGTTGGTGAACCCAAAAGAGGTGATATTGTAGTATTTCATTTTCCAGTTAATCCTAATGTTGATTTTGTAAAACGAGTGATCGGTTTGCCTGGCGATGTAATTTCGTATAAAGACAAAATGTTGACAATAAATGGTAAAAAACTTGAATATACTAATTGTAATCGTGATGCAATGAACTATTATAATCAGTCTTTAGCTGCTGGTAGTGGCGATACAGTATGTACGGAAAACCTTGATGGAGTTAAACATGAGGTTGATTGGATAGAGTCTATAAAGGGAACTGATTTTGAAAACCTTAAAGTCCCAGCAGGTCAATACTTTGTTATGGGAGATAATCGTGATAATAGTGAAGATAGTCGCTATTGGGGTTTTGTACCTGACAAAGATCTAGTTGGTAAAGCAAAAGTTGTTTGGATGAGCTGGGATAAGATAGATAAAAAGGTTCGCTGGGATGAAATTGGTAAGGTCTTTTAA
- the waaA gene encoding lipid IV(A) 3-deoxy-D-manno-octulosonic acid transferase gives MEHLKKFFYVFLAHIYSSIFITLIPILYLKKFKRSFKNINYRKRWAERFAQIPIRLNSSIWIHSVSVGEAVSAEPLVKELLKNFPNENFVITTTTPTGSDVVNSLYSNYPNVHHMYIPYDVIPFINSFFAKTNPKIFIIVETEIWPNILNKCFAEKVPVVITNARLSKKSMRNYTKIPFAKEFLFKNISHINAQTEKDAKRFYSLAVDKNNISVTGNLKYNLITPENLENKMYSLKDSLKGRPVWIAGSTHQGEEEIILEAHKQILKIHPDCLLILVPRHKERFQKVEKLIVYNSLKYQKRSSFECQIFSDTQVYLGDTMGELLHLYYIADITFVGGSLIDNGGHNLLEPAALAKPILSGPSLFNFSQISKELIRNKALIRIRNQQEIANNILKILEDKQLLQQMSSGALKTFKSHSDVLEKQYNNIVKFL, from the coding sequence GTGGAACATTTAAAAAAATTCTTTTATGTTTTTCTAGCTCATATATATTCGAGCATTTTTATAACATTAATACCTATTTTATATCTGAAAAAATTTAAAAGAAGCTTTAAAAACATTAACTACAGAAAAAGATGGGCAGAGAGATTCGCCCAGATACCAATACGCCTTAACAGCAGTATATGGATACATTCAGTTTCTGTAGGTGAAGCTGTCTCTGCTGAACCACTAGTAAAAGAATTACTAAAGAATTTTCCTAATGAGAATTTTGTTATAACTACAACAACACCAACAGGTAGCGATGTTGTGAATAGTCTTTATAGTAACTATCCCAATGTACACCATATGTATATCCCTTATGATGTAATTCCTTTTATTAATAGTTTTTTTGCTAAGACTAATCCAAAGATTTTTATAATCGTTGAAACAGAAATTTGGCCAAATATTCTAAATAAGTGTTTTGCTGAAAAGGTTCCAGTAGTAATAACAAATGCGCGACTATCAAAAAAATCGATGCGTAATTACACTAAAATCCCTTTTGCTAAAGAATTTTTATTTAAGAATATCTCTCATATTAACGCTCAGACAGAGAAAGATGCAAAAAGATTTTATTCTCTAGCTGTAGATAAAAACAACATTTCTGTGACAGGAAACTTAAAATACAATCTTATCACTCCAGAAAACCTAGAAAATAAGATGTATAGCTTGAAAGACAGCCTAAAAGGTAGACCAGTATGGATTGCAGGGAGTACTCATCAAGGTGAGGAAGAAATAATTCTTGAAGCACATAAACAAATCCTAAAAATACATCCAGATTGTTTATTAATACTAGTTCCTAGGCACAAAGAACGCTTTCAGAAAGTAGAAAAGCTAATTGTTTATAATTCTTTGAAGTATCAAAAAAGAAGCTCTTTTGAATGTCAAATCTTTAGTGATACTCAAGTATATTTAGGCGATACAATGGGCGAACTACTTCATCTTTATTATATTGCAGATATAACTTTTGTTGGTGGAAGTTTAATAGACAATGGTGGACATAATTTACTTGAACCAGCAGCATTAGCAAAGCCAATTTTAAGTGGTCCAAGCCTTTTTAATTTCAGCCAAATATCCAAAGAACTAATTCGTAATAAAGCTCTAATTCGCATAAGAAACCAACAAGAAATTGCAAATAATATCCTCAAAATACTAGAAGATAAACAACTATTACAACAGATGTCATCGGGCGCTCTTAAGACTTTTAAAAGCCATAGTGATGTACTCGAAAAACAGTATAACAATATCGTAAAATTCTTATGA
- the lpxB gene encoding lipid-A-disaccharide synthase, producing MRIGIVAGELSGDQLGGTLVEALKQKYPNAIIEGIGGPKMAAAGFKSLYPMDALSLIGFLEIISKGLRILSIRRKIINYFKQNKPDIFIGIDAPDFNLTVEKELRSAGIKTIHYVSPKIWVWREYRIKKIRKATDKILAILPFETEYYKNRHKFEAIYVGHPLAKNIPIHIDRAKYRDKLGLKGSSLPILSVLPGSRTTEVSRLLPLFLLALQKLVDAGYKFKAIMPLAKPSLKPLFAKYKEQIDSLGIEVFETNSHDVLKASDLSLLASGTATLEAMLCKLPMVVGYKLSWLSALIGRMLIGNHSYWAFPNILHKNEIIKELIQEDCTVDNLFSELKRLFDDKRRNDYIVEEFEKIHKEMVIDTESKIIQVLDTMIEKS from the coding sequence ATGAGAATAGGTATTGTAGCTGGAGAGCTTTCGGGCGATCAGTTAGGTGGCACACTAGTTGAGGCTTTAAAGCAAAAATACCCTAATGCAATTATTGAAGGTATTGGTGGACCAAAAATGGCAGCCGCTGGTTTTAAAAGCCTTTATCCGATGGATGCATTGTCGTTAATCGGCTTCTTAGAAATTATTTCAAAAGGTTTGCGCATATTAAGTATCCGCCGTAAAATCATCAACTATTTTAAGCAAAATAAACCTGATATATTTATAGGCATAGATGCTCCTGATTTTAATCTTACAGTTGAAAAAGAATTAAGATCTGCGGGTATCAAAACTATACATTATGTAAGTCCTAAAATATGGGTTTGGCGTGAATACCGTATAAAAAAAATACGTAAAGCAACTGATAAAATATTAGCAATTTTACCTTTTGAAACTGAATACTATAAAAATAGACATAAATTTGAAGCTATATATGTTGGTCATCCATTAGCGAAGAATATTCCAATACATATTGACCGAGCTAAATATAGAGATAAACTTGGATTAAAAGGTAGTTCTTTACCAATATTATCAGTTTTACCAGGAAGTCGTACGACAGAAGTTTCAAGATTGTTGCCACTATTTTTGTTAGCATTACAAAAATTGGTAGATGCTGGATATAAATTTAAAGCGATTATGCCCTTAGCTAAGCCATCATTAAAACCATTATTTGCTAAATATAAAGAACAAATTGATAGTTTAGGTATCGAAGTTTTTGAAACGAATTCACATGATGTTTTAAAAGCATCTGATTTAAGTTTATTGGCATCAGGAACAGCTACATTGGAGGCTATGTTATGCAAATTACCTATGGTTGTAGGCTATAAACTATCATGGCTATCGGCTTTAATTGGTAGGATGCTTATTGGTAATCATAGTTATTGGGCTTTCCCTAATATTTTGCATAAAAATGAAATTATCAAAGAATTAATACAAGAAGACTGTACAGTAGATAATTTATTTAGCGAGTTAAAAAGGTTGTTTGATGATAAGCGGCGTAATGATTATATAGTAGAAGAATTTGAAAAAATTCACAAAGAAATGGTTATCGATACTGAGAGTAAGATCATTCAAGTATTAGATACTATGATAGAAAAATCTTAA
- the ppk2 gene encoding polyphosphate kinase 2, whose translation MKVLSQEERQKLFLENIFPYKHKIPRNVYEKQKHYLQIELLKFQKWVKENNKKVLIIFEGRDAAGKGGTIKRMMEHLNPRGAKVIALEKPSEQERNQWYFQRYIEHLPSGGEIVLFDRSWYNRAGVERVMGFCTEREYFLFLEQAPQLEKMLVDSGTMIIKFWFSVSQQEQKNRFAARESHPLKQWKLSPIDKASLDKWDDYTEAKERMFIYTDKPYAPWVIVKSDDKKRARLNAIRYILNNVDYDNKDHEVAIPPDPLIVGTSSKIYK comes from the coding sequence ATGAAAGTTTTAAGTCAAGAAGAGCGCCAAAAACTCTTTTTAGAAAATATTTTTCCATATAAACATAAGATTCCTCGTAATGTATATGAAAAACAAAAGCATTATCTTCAGATAGAACTATTAAAATTTCAGAAATGGGTAAAAGAGAATAATAAAAAAGTTCTGATAATTTTTGAAGGTAGAGATGCAGCTGGTAAGGGTGGAACTATAAAAAGAATGATGGAGCATCTAAATCCACGTGGCGCCAAGGTAATTGCTCTAGAGAAACCATCAGAACAAGAGAGAAATCAATGGTATTTTCAACGATACATAGAACACCTACCATCTGGTGGTGAAATCGTACTTTTTGATAGGTCTTGGTATAATCGAGCTGGTGTTGAAAGAGTTATGGGCTTTTGTACTGAGAGAGAATATTTCTTATTCCTTGAACAAGCACCCCAACTAGAAAAAATGCTAGTTGATAGTGGTACTATGATAATAAAATTTTGGTTCTCAGTTAGCCAGCAAGAACAAAAAAATAGATTTGCTGCTAGAGAAAGTCATCCCTTAAAACAGTGGAAACTTAGCCCTATAGATAAAGCATCCTTAGATAAATGGGATGACTATACTGAAGCTAAAGAAAGGATGTTTATATATACTGACAAACCATATGCACCATGGGTAATCGTTAAGTCTGATGATAAAAAACGTGCCCGCCTAAATGCAATAAGATATATACTTAACAATGTTGACTATGATAACAAAGATCATGAAGTAGCAATACCTCCTGACCCTCTTATCGTAGGCACTTCTTCAAAAATATATAAATAA
- the proC gene encoding pyrroline-5-carboxylate reductase codes for MKICFIGGGNMAAAMIAGMTSHGYKSQDIIVFDRNEHKCLNLIKKYNINTSTSLLNTIKLADILILAIKPQNMFELIKNIRDTVTSTQVIVTVAAGIQTSAYEELFNKEISFARTIPNTPSSLGYGATGIFFNKVIAADKKDLVIDIMQTMGVVTVVEDEKEIDIIAAIASSGPAYYFQFMEHMVEAAIKQGLDKKQAEKLVVQTCLGAAQMALNTNENMSELRKNVTSKKGITYEALNIFEQFNLGGIVDKAIQANIARAQQLAIEFTKLIDN; via the coding sequence ATGAAAATATGCTTTATCGGTGGTGGTAATATGGCGGCAGCAATGATTGCTGGTATGACCTCACATGGTTATAAAAGTCAGGATATAATCGTTTTTGATAGAAATGAACATAAATGCTTAAACTTAATTAAAAAGTATAATATCAACACATCTACGTCATTACTAAATACAATTAAACTTGCTGATATTCTTATTTTAGCAATCAAGCCTCAAAATATGTTTGAGCTTATAAAAAATATCAGAGATACAGTTACATCTACTCAAGTAATAGTTACAGTAGCTGCAGGTATCCAGACTAGTGCGTACGAGGAATTATTTAACAAAGAAATCTCTTTTGCTAGAACAATTCCAAATACACCTAGTAGCTTAGGTTACGGCGCTACGGGAATTTTCTTTAATAAAGTTATTGCTGCTGATAAAAAAGATTTAGTTATAGATATTATGCAGACTATGGGAGTAGTAACTGTTGTTGAGGATGAGAAAGAAATTGATATTATCGCAGCTATAGCTAGTTCTGGACCGGCATATTATTTTCAGTTTATGGAGCATATGGTTGAAGCAGCAATCAAGCAAGGTTTAGATAAAAAACAAGCCGAAAAACTAGTTGTTCAAACATGCTTAGGGGCAGCACAGATGGCATTAAATACTAATGAAAATATGTCAGAGTTAAGAAAAAATGTAACTTCTAAAAAAGGTATAACTTATGAAGCATTAAATATTTTTGAGCAATTTAATCTTGGTGGAATTGTAGATAAAGCAATTCAAGCAAATATAGCTAGAGCACAGCAATTAGCTATAGAATTTACTAAATTAATAGATAATTGA